CTTAGAATGGAAAAGGATGCAGAAAACAAGCGTGATTGGGACGCCGATACAAGAGTTTTTGGATAGATTTTACATGAGTAGGATTGGGATCAGGTTCTTAATCGGACAACGTGAGCGTTGTCCTCTTCAACTAGCTTAGCCTTGGAATTCAAGACAGTCGGAACTAATTTTTTTATAGATATTGCGTTAAACACTCTCCCACCTCATCCTGATTATGTTGGTATAATCTGCACAAGAGCAGTACGTATCTCTCCACTGACAGAGTGTGCCCCATCTCACAGTTTCCTCAGAATATCCACGATATCTGCCAAGAAGCTATCGGTAAGTGTGCCTTCTCTCTTTACGTATTTCATATCTAATAACCTTTCAGATAACGCCCGCTACGTCTGCGAAGAACACTATGCCCTTTTCAAATCCCCGAACATCAAACTCGTCTGCCCACCGAACCTCACATTCCCTTATATCCCAGGTCATCTTTCTCACATCTGTTTTGAGCTCCTCAAAAACTCTTTGCGTGCGGTGGTAGAGCGATACGGCGTTgacaatgatgatgagtaTCCTCCGATCAAAGTGGTTGTAGtggaagggagggaggatATTACGATCAAAATCTCtgatgaaggtggtggGATTCCGAGAAGCGCTATACCGCACATTTGGACGTGAGTATTGtatttcatctttcctttgATATAGCGATGCCGAAGGCAAGGTCTGAGGGTGGTGCGACGTGCCAAATGGGCGAGCAGCTCTAGAATAAAACAAATGGAAAGCTGACGATGCGGTAGTTACCTATACACAACGATGAGCGACGAAGGTCTCGAAGATACCATTCAAGGCTCGGACTTTAAAGCTCCCATGGCAGGATTTGGGTAAGTGTTTTattcattttcttcttgctctttggACATGTTGACTAACATTATCGACTCTTCACAGCTAtggccttcctctttctcgtcTCGTGAGTCCCATTCCCCTCTTTTTCATTTACCTGAAAGCAATGGTGCAATGTTGATCAAAATGGTTAAATATAGTACGCTCGATTTTTTGGAGGTGATCTGAGGCTGATCTCCATGGATGGGTACGGCACCGACGTTTACATCTCTCTCAATAAACTTTCATCCAGGTAAGTACTTTTGCTCTCGTATTCATGTTCCCGCCATCTTTGGTTAGGTGCTAATGAAGAGTTTAGTCGCGAACCTCTCCAATAACTCCTGCGAGATTTCGTCATAACTCTATCGCCATTCGGACACCCACAACATCGCAACTctgccatcttctccattaTCTCATTCATCACACATGTACCTCAAATCGATTAACATCTTCGAAGCATCATTCAGACACTACAGCTGATTCACATTCAATTGCATATCCCATTTTTCAAAAAAATAATATATCAGCTCATCGGCCCGAAAGAGAATAAAGGCGGACGACGAAGCAGATAGGTTGGTTATTGTTATTTAGACGTTGTAAAATGTATTTCTAGTGCGTTGGCCACAGATAAGCTCAACGCGGAGGCTGCCAAAGAGGCAGAGGGTGGGTTCGAGGAAGAACTTGATGGACAGACTTTGAATGTATACCTTAACGTATGAGAAACTGGAGTTGGCGATTGACGTCGAGGAATTTCGATCAAGCCTCGAGAATATAGGCCAAACCCTATCTCGGCTGACGTTTCATTTATACTTGTTCCGAAAATTCACAATAGTGGATCCAAGTTGCCCACTTATTCAAAAAATTCACAGTAGATCCAATTTGCCTTCTAACTGAGGATATGTACTTTTTCTGAAAATAAGAGCAGCGTAAAGAACAAGTGTTGTTTGTCCCGCAGCCTCGTCTTAATAATTTTTCCCAACAGATACTCATCGCGAGTTGTTGATATGACCTACTTCGGCCATGTTCAATTATAAAATATCtgtcatcctcttttctcgATCCTCGATTATCGCTCCACATTGTTTTATTGCTGCCCATCGCATCTGGTTATACGAAGCTATGTATACATCAAATCAGTAAAATACAATGATTTCTTACTGTCAAATATTTCGTTTTGTGAACGATTATGGCCTTTCCTCGAAATCTTCCAGTCGTTCGCGGTGTCTGTATTGCCTTTAATAAGCTAATTCATATTACCCTACTCTCCCACCCCATTTCACAAGCCCCCTCCTCATATCTTCCAACGCTTCCCCAATCATCCTCACCGTCCCCTCCAACGATCTCATATTCCCCTCCCTATCTACCCTCCTGACTTCCACAACCATCTCCCGTCCTCCACCAACCTTGGTGAGCGCCACAGGAGAGGCGTTTATGTATAATTGGGCCCAAGTCGGGGTGAAATTGATACTGACTAGGGATtgtgggagagggagagcgCGCTTCGGAGAAGGGGGCGATGGAAGGAGGGTGGTGGGTGTTATGAGGGTTTGTGGGAGTGTGGAAAGGAGGTCCTCGCTTCGTGCAGAGGGCTATAAGGAACTGGGGTAAGAATGGTGATGATATTGGATCGAGCGAGGATCTGAAACGAATCAGGGGAGACTCACCTGTAGTCTCCCAAATATGTCTCTCTCGGCTTCACTTCCTTCTGAGAGTTCACTTTCCATCCGCCTGAGCTCCTCACCTACTCTTGTAGCCACGAATTTGTCGAGAACCGCCGTCTCACGGCCTCTCATTGCGTAGACGTCACCCAGATTAGAGGGATCGATTGATAGGGATGGAGAAGCGAGGGTGGATGATTCCAACGGGAAGGGGTCGGAGGAGTATGACGGCTTAACAAGGGCAAGGTAGAAAGGTAGGTAATGAGCTCTAAGTATTGAAGTAGCCACTAATGAGATGTTGTCAGGATATGGGAGCTGTCGTCTAACATCAATTGTGCCAAGCCAGCTTTGAACTTACCCAGCCAGAAAACGCGATTCACCCCTCGGAGACCTCTAAACATCCCCCAAAGCCTTCTGaccctttcttcatcaggaTCTGACCAAAATTTACTGGGAGTGGCCTTCTGATCGAGTGTAAGTATAAGAATGCGATGGACGATGTGTAGAGGTAAATTGGCGAGGGAGGGTTTGGCGCTCGGTCGGCCAGGGGGTGCCAAAGGAGTGTATGGAGGAGGGGGCGCATTGATTGAGTTGTGAGTATACATAGCTGATCAAATGGAAGATGTATAGGCGGCGATGGAGTAAATCACTCGGAAAGAGCTGAAAAATGAGATTGATTGAGATTGTGCGTGGTGGTACGATCAAGAGATAGTTAATTACTTCTTAGTTAGATCGCcgcccgccgccgccgccggcCCGCGTATCTCGTGTATTTTCTTGCCCGGATGTgtcggcgaagtccgagGGGTAGTTGATATGACGTCACGGTATTCCCATTCATCTCCACCGCAGATTCCGTGGTGTGACCGTCATATATAAGCCAGCTATGATGCATAGGCACTGTCAATGCGAAGTATATATACCAGCGAAGTGACCTAAGAATATATCCACCAATTTTAATTTCACATATAACATACAATGTTCCGTCTCACGCTCACCAAACGGCTAGCCCGCGCTTCTGCACACGTCACTCCGTCGCCCCACCCCCGGCTCCTCTCTACCTCTTACTCTCTTTTCAACAAAGGTCCTCCCACCACTCAGGGTCACGCTGTAGGCAAGGGTAACGACGACCCTCAAGCTGAAGCCGCAAAACAAGGTGCCGCTGTTAAAGGAacgtcatcttcaagctccacttccacttctGGTGAAGCCGAGCCGTTTGATGCTGCTCGACAAGCTGGAGGCGAGAAAAAATGGTCCAAGTCGCAGGAGACTAGTGGGGCAGGTAAAGGTCAGTCTGGAGCCTTCAAGGATCAGGTCGGTGGGCAGGAGGGTTCAACCCCCGGGGTTTCGTATGGAGGTCAAGAGGATGCGGCGGCGGACAGGACCCATCAAGGAATCAAAAATACGCAACCCGGGAGCAACAAGGGAAATTTCGATAACCTCAAAAAGATGAGAGAGGTACGTCTGTCAactttttttctccattCCTTTTCAGATACTGACTGATCTTGGGATTCACGTAGGAGGGGAAGAACCTCCACACCTCTACCCGCGCCTCCTTCCCGACTCCGTCCTCGGTCCCATTCGCACCCACATCCGCCAATCCACCAGGCTCTAACAAGCCCATAGAATCCCTCCCTAGCGACCAAAACGAGCACCTCAAACACTCCCCGGCCTCCTCCCCagacaaaggaaaaggtaaCGCCGGTGAGGAACCTCATCTTCCTAGTCAGCAGGGTCAAAACAAGGCGGGTGGAAGCAAAGGTCAGACCAAGGGATTA
This Cryptococcus neoformans var. neoformans JEC21 chromosome 9 sequence DNA region includes the following protein-coding sequences:
- a CDS encoding kinase, putative, which produces MSKFKISSALWDKIYHFASFPQTGVSLQQMILFGQNPSQGTLLKASQFLSEELPIRLSHRVVELEGLPDGLNKMTSINIVKEWYAQSFDELVSFPRPRLKPELEDILRIPPAPTQPFPSATPNPSLDPLMREGPVGSGFVSERHIGTGGNGIGVGKRLRIPIERRYFSPPPPTIIYPPEVHDYNEKFTQLLQVIKHRHDPTVTTVAQGVLEWKRMQKTSVIGTPIQEFLDRFYMSRIGIRFLIGQHIALNTLPPHPDYVGIICTRANIHDICQEAIDNARYVCEEHYALFKSPNIKLVCPPNLTFPYIPGHLSHICFELLKNSLRAVVERYGVDNDDEYPPIKVVVVEGREDITIKISDEGGGIPRSAIPHIWTYLYTTMSDEGLEDTIQGSDFKAPMAGFGYGLPLSRLYARFFGGDLRLISMDGYGTDVYISLNKLSSSREPLQ